In the genome of Desulfobaccales bacterium, one region contains:
- a CDS encoding exosortase C-terminal domain/associated protein EpsI, which yields MKSETNSISNFYLGAGVILALGVCVLYWPVLVKLAQELATDEDFSYGLLLPFVSAYLVYLKWPELRRTPWQPNWLGLVIMALGLGLFLAGKLAAEYYSTRVSFPIFISGILLLTGGWKILRLLAFPLLLLILMLPLPGIIMGALTLPLQLISSRLAAIFLRALGYPLLLQGNVIDLGVRQLQVVAACSGLRYILSLLALGVIYCYFYQRRLWKGALLLISLIPAAILANALRVAAMGVYPALQEGFLHSFSGWLIFIFCFGFLALLNWFLNYLEPSTEAAPAETAPVKDEGPPSRVPASYLPFLIAGLAMIVLGSTLIYTVGSPQRVPLLQSFDHFPLHVGPWQGQRTYMDPQIFEKTDADSYLNADFSSPKKEPVSLYIAHYETQVSAGGLGHNPGNCMTGTGWKTLESGTTQIAPNLPVNYLLLDRQGARLLVYYWNIQQGQWGALSSARVYKLHTIINGLRRHRSDWALVRLITPVNNDEQAARDRLAAFGQQIVPLLPQFIRQ from the coding sequence ATGAAATCAGAAACTAACTCCATATCAAATTTTTATTTGGGCGCCGGGGTGATCTTGGCCCTGGGGGTTTGTGTTCTCTATTGGCCGGTCTTGGTCAAACTCGCGCAAGAATTGGCTACCGACGAAGACTTTTCGTACGGCTTGCTCCTGCCCTTTGTGAGCGCTTACCTGGTCTACTTAAAATGGCCGGAACTTAGGCGCACTCCCTGGCAGCCCAACTGGCTGGGGTTAGTGATCATGGCGCTGGGGCTCGGCCTATTCTTGGCCGGCAAACTTGCCGCAGAGTATTATAGCACCCGGGTTTCCTTCCCTATTTTTATCTCCGGGATTCTGCTCCTCACCGGAGGGTGGAAAATCTTGCGCCTCTTGGCCTTTCCGCTTCTCCTCTTAATACTCATGTTGCCCCTTCCAGGCATTATCATGGGCGCCTTAACCCTCCCGTTGCAATTAATTTCCTCGCGCCTGGCCGCCATATTTTTGCGAGCCTTAGGTTACCCCTTGCTCCTGCAAGGCAATGTCATCGACCTGGGGGTGAGGCAACTCCAGGTGGTGGCCGCCTGCAGCGGCTTACGCTATATCCTTTCCCTCCTGGCCCTGGGAGTTATCTATTGCTATTTTTATCAACGGCGGCTCTGGAAAGGCGCCCTCCTGCTTATCTCCCTGATCCCTGCCGCCATTCTGGCCAACGCCTTGCGGGTAGCGGCCATGGGGGTCTATCCCGCCTTACAGGAAGGGTTTTTGCATAGTTTCAGCGGCTGGCTGATCTTCATCTTTTGTTTCGGGTTTTTGGCCCTGCTCAACTGGTTCCTCAATTATCTGGAGCCCTCGACCGAAGCTGCGCCTGCTGAAACTGCGCCTGTCAAAGACGAAGGACCGCCATCACGCGTTCCTGCTTCTTACCTGCCGTTTTTGATTGCCGGCCTGGCTATGATAGTTCTCGGCAGTACTCTCATATATACCGTCGGTTCACCCCAGCGGGTGCCTTTGCTCCAGAGTTTTGACCACTTCCCTCTCCACGTGGGTCCCTGGCAAGGCCAACGGACCTACATGGATCCCCAAATATTCGAGAAGACCGACGCCGACTCATACCTTAATGCGGATTTTTCTTCTCCGAAAAAGGAACCTGTTTCCCTCTATATCGCCCATTATGAGACCCAGGTGAGTGCGGGAGGTTTAGGTCATAATCCTGGCAATTGCATGACCGGAACCGGCTGGAAGACCTTAGAATCCGGCACTACTCAGATTGCTCCTAATTTGCCGGTAAACTATTTGCTCTTGGACAGGCAAGGAGCCCGCCTTCTGGTCTACTACTGGAACATTCAGCAAGGTCAATGGGGGGCTCTGAGTTCGGCCAGAGTATATAAATTGCACACCATTATTAATGGGTTACGGCGGCATCGGTCGGATTGGGCCCTCGTTCGCCTCATCACCCCCGTAAACAATGATGAACAAGCGGCTCGCGACCGGCTGGCTGCCTTTGGACAACAGATCGTTCCCTTACTGCCTCAATTCATCCGGCAGTAA
- a CDS encoding glycosyltransferase family 2 protein has protein sequence MSAVKPIDLSIVAPMYNEESNIDYFFDTLIPVLTRLNLEYEIICINDGSKDCTLEKLLNYHQNNPQIKIINFSRNFGKEVAMTAGLHHSSGQAIIPIDTDLQDPPELITELVEKWREGYDVVYAVRRQRLGESSFKRFTANAFYRFINAISDTPIPRDTGDFRLFDRKVVKELNRIPERTRFMKGLFAWVGFKQVGIEYDRQPRYRGKTKWNYWKLWNFALDGITLFSTIPLKLWSYIGIIISLLSFGYGSFLILRTIILGKDVPGYASIMVAVLFLGGLQLISLGIIGEYLGRIYAETKRRPLYIINELYGLERKAEA, from the coding sequence ATGTCTGCTGTAAAACCAATTGATTTATCAATAGTCGCTCCGATGTATAATGAAGAGTCGAATATTGATTATTTTTTTGATACTCTCATTCCAGTTCTAACCCGCTTAAATTTGGAATATGAGATCATCTGCATAAATGACGGTAGCAAAGATTGTACTTTAGAAAAGCTTCTCAACTATCATCAGAATAATCCTCAGATTAAAATTATTAACTTTTCTCGCAACTTTGGTAAAGAAGTTGCCATGACCGCCGGTTTGCACCATTCCAGCGGCCAGGCGATTATTCCCATAGATACTGACTTGCAAGATCCACCGGAATTAATTACAGAATTGGTAGAGAAATGGCGAGAGGGTTATGATGTGGTCTATGCTGTGCGGAGGCAGCGACTGGGGGAGAGTTCGTTCAAGCGCTTCACCGCCAACGCTTTCTACCGGTTCATCAACGCTATCAGTGATACCCCTATACCCAGAGATACCGGGGACTTTCGTCTCTTTGACCGTAAGGTGGTGAAAGAATTAAACCGGATACCCGAGCGGACTCGATTCATGAAGGGGCTGTTTGCCTGGGTCGGATTCAAGCAGGTGGGGATCGAATATGACCGGCAGCCAAGGTACCGGGGTAAAACGAAGTGGAATTACTGGAAACTTTGGAACTTTGCTTTAGATGGCATAACCTTATTTAGCACAATCCCACTTAAATTATGGAGTTACATAGGGATAATCATTTCATTATTGTCTTTCGGTTATGGATCGTTTTTAATTTTGCGAACCATAATTCTTGGGAAAGATGTTCCTGGTTATGCTTCTATCATGGTTGCGGTTTTATTCCTCGGTGGCTTGCAGCTTATCAGTTTGGGGATCATCGGGGAATATCTCGGGCGGATTTATGCCGAAACCAAGAGAAGACCACTTTATATAATCAATGAATTATATGGGCTTGAGAGAAAAGCCGAAGCTTAA
- a CDS encoding class I SAM-dependent methyltransferase codes for MGLREKPKLNKIMEEAIYHKNAAYEDRHWWFLGRRSIIKKVLDDLSLPNKARILEVGCGTGGNLSLLSQYGEVFGVELDAFARNVALNRHIGSILPGSLPHDIPYQDDLFDLIVLLDVLEHVEEDGLSVAQLFKKQNPGGYLLITVPAFPALWSAHDESHHHKRRYIFKTLVPILNEAHYNIVFHSYMNTILFPIIASLRMIKRSHGSDDLFMPPNILNNLLYKIFAIERHLLNLVSLPFGTSLLVLARRGFKPQPEEVKTGI; via the coding sequence ATGGGCTTGAGAGAAAAGCCGAAGCTTAATAAAATTATGGAAGAAGCAATTTATCATAAAAACGCTGCTTACGAAGATCGCCATTGGTGGTTTTTAGGCCGTCGATCTATCATAAAGAAGGTTCTTGATGATTTATCACTTCCCAATAAAGCGAGAATCTTGGAAGTAGGGTGTGGGACCGGTGGTAATTTGTCGCTTTTATCGCAATATGGCGAAGTTTTTGGTGTAGAATTAGATGCATTTGCCCGAAATGTTGCCTTGAATCGACATATCGGGTCTATCCTCCCGGGTAGCCTGCCGCATGATATACCTTATCAAGATGATCTCTTTGACCTTATCGTGCTCCTGGATGTCTTAGAACATGTGGAGGAAGATGGCCTGTCTGTAGCGCAACTTTTTAAGAAGCAAAACCCCGGAGGCTATCTATTGATTACCGTGCCGGCATTCCCCGCCTTGTGGAGCGCTCATGATGAATCACATCACCATAAACGCAGATATATCTTTAAAACGTTAGTCCCTATCCTAAATGAAGCTCATTATAATATAGTATTTCATAGTTATATGAACACTATACTTTTTCCGATAATAGCCTCATTAAGAATGATAAAACGCTCCCATGGCAGTGATGATTTATTCATGCCACCGAATATATTAAATAATTTATTGTATAAAATATTTGCCATAGAACGTCATTTACTAAATTTAGTATCGCTCCCTTTTGGGACATCTTTACTTGTTTTGGCACGACGAGGATTCAAACCTCAGCCAGAAGAAGTGAAGACCGGGATTTAA
- a CDS encoding flippase, with the protein MLDFRSQGFKRYFFNTAWIAAENVIRMAVILIVAVAVARYLEPERYGLLSYAVSFAAIFSVFASLGLDTIVIRNLVQDPAGRDRLIGTAFCLKIIGAGLVLIMVFGALQLTSNDRFTKILVLIIAAGSVFQSFGVIDCYFKSQVLARFITLSRLCSLLITSAVKFLLIILKAPLIWFACVTLLETILIALFYVIVYHLQGLKISPWRFDRQTAFKLLKDSWPLILSSLAIMVYMRIDQIMIKSMLNNEAVGNYAVAVRLSEAWYFIPTAISSSLLPALQKAKQISQEVYLHRFQVFFNLMTWMAIAIALPTTLFSGYIINILLGPQYSTAGGVLAINIWAGIFVFLGVASSNFLLVENLTKTDFMRTFIGCIVNVGLNFWWIPKFGINGAAWATLLSYAVAIFSLIFDSRTKHCFIMMVKSFIPTKGVWLQNDIN; encoded by the coding sequence ATGTTAGACTTTCGCTCCCAGGGCTTTAAACGATACTTTTTCAATACCGCATGGATAGCAGCAGAAAATGTTATCCGTATGGCCGTGATCCTCATTGTAGCGGTGGCAGTGGCCAGGTATCTAGAGCCGGAGCGATATGGGCTTTTGAGTTATGCCGTGAGCTTTGCCGCGATTTTTTCCGTCTTTGCATCCCTGGGCTTAGATACAATTGTTATTCGCAATCTGGTTCAGGACCCTGCAGGCAGAGATAGATTGATAGGCACTGCCTTCTGCCTCAAGATCATTGGCGCCGGGCTGGTTCTCATCATGGTCTTTGGGGCATTGCAGCTGACCTCTAATGATCGCTTTACCAAAATCCTGGTCTTAATCATTGCCGCAGGGTCGGTTTTTCAATCCTTTGGAGTTATTGACTGCTATTTCAAATCCCAGGTTCTGGCTCGATTTATAACCTTATCTCGGCTCTGTTCTTTATTGATCACTTCGGCTGTAAAGTTCCTTCTTATCATTCTCAAGGCGCCCCTTATTTGGTTTGCCTGCGTAACTTTACTAGAAACTATTTTGATAGCTTTATTCTATGTGATTGTTTATCACCTGCAGGGGTTAAAAATATCTCCGTGGCGATTTGACCGACAAACAGCCTTTAAACTTTTAAAAGATTCGTGGCCTCTCATTCTTTCCAGTCTTGCAATCATGGTTTATATGCGTATTGACCAAATTATGATTAAGTCGATGCTCAACAATGAGGCCGTGGGAAATTATGCTGTCGCCGTCCGTCTTTCCGAGGCCTGGTATTTTATTCCTACGGCCATCAGCAGTTCTCTCTTACCCGCACTCCAAAAGGCCAAACAAATTAGTCAAGAGGTTTATCTTCACAGATTCCAGGTATTTTTTAATCTCATGACCTGGATGGCTATCGCCATTGCCTTGCCTACCACATTATTTTCCGGATACATAATAAATATCCTTTTGGGACCACAGTATAGTACGGCAGGTGGGGTTCTTGCGATAAACATTTGGGCGGGTATTTTTGTATTCTTGGGTGTGGCCAGCTCTAATTTCTTATTGGTGGAAAATTTAACTAAAACAGATTTTATGCGAACATTCATTGGATGTATCGTAAATGTAGGCTTAAATTTTTGGTGGATACCTAAATTTGGGATAAATGGGGCGGCGTGGGCTACGCTTCTCTCCTATGCTGTTGCTATTTTTTCTTTAATATTTGACTCCAGAACAAAACACTGTTTTATTATGATGGTTAAATCCTTTATCCCTACGAAAGGAGTGTGGCTACAAAATGATATCAATTAA
- a CDS encoding FkbM family methyltransferase: MISIKYLMKRVFPNNVISWLGNINNKYFDGYALKSYSQEGEDMILRRLFDNQKTGFYVDVGAHHPKRFSNTYYFYKRGWKGINIDAMPGSMKLFNRVRPNDINIEKAISDRKEVLTYHMFKDPAVNTFNKKLSEESVLINKRSIITELEIEAVPLKNILDKYLPPNQAIDFISIDVEGLDIKVLNSNDWHKYRPRIVLVEDLDLTLSDLVSNDIYKFLSSINYKLIAKTVNTLIYETEF, translated from the coding sequence ATGATATCAATTAAGTATTTAATGAAAAGAGTCTTTCCTAATAACGTTATAAGCTGGTTAGGAAATATAAATAATAAATATTTTGATGGATATGCCTTAAAATCTTATTCGCAGGAAGGGGAGGATATGATCTTAAGACGACTATTTGACAACCAGAAAACCGGTTTCTATGTGGACGTAGGTGCACATCATCCCAAACGTTTTTCTAATACTTATTATTTTTATAAACGAGGTTGGAAAGGGATAAATATTGACGCAATGCCAGGTAGTATGAAGTTATTCAATAGGGTTAGACCAAACGATATAAATATTGAAAAAGCTATTTCAGACCGTAAAGAAGTTTTGACATATCATATGTTTAAAGACCCCGCAGTAAATACTTTTAATAAAAAACTCAGCGAAGAATCGGTTCTTATAAATAAGCGATCTATAATTACAGAACTGGAAATAGAGGCAGTTCCTTTAAAAAATATACTAGACAAATACCTTCCACCTAACCAAGCCATAGATTTTATCTCGATAGATGTGGAAGGTTTGGACATTAAGGTACTAAATTCAAATGATTGGCATAAATATCGCCCTCGCATTGTACTTGTGGAAGATTTAGATTTAACACTAAGTGACTTAGTAAGCAATGATATCTATAAGTTTTTAAGCTCAATTAATTATAAACTAATTGCAAAAACGGTGAATACATTAATTTATGAAACTGAATTTTAG
- a CDS encoding glycosyltransferase encodes MAFAPITLFVYNRPWHTYKTVEALKRNVHADQSELFVFSDGSKNDAAAIKVLKVRNYLKRITGFKKVTIIERNSNFGLAKSIISGVTEVVDSYGKIIVLEDDLITSPYFLKFMNDGLELYQDSDKVISLGGYMHPLDNLPEIFFLPGTYWWGWGTWKRGWNLFEPDGSKLLQELKERNLEQKFNMNMAGGCLGMLESQVAGRNDSWDIRWQAAAFVNNKVSLFPGTSLVYNIGTDGTGIHSGKSSQFYTKLSKLPISVKDIPVIENSYILNEIINYLLAKSSIKDKIFRSIVKYYRKYC; translated from the coding sequence ATGGCATTCGCTCCCATTACATTGTTTGTTTACAATCGCCCCTGGCATACCTATAAGACAGTGGAAGCCTTGAAAAGGAATGTCCATGCGGACCAAAGCGAGCTTTTCGTATTTTCAGATGGCTCTAAGAATGATGCAGCAGCAATAAAAGTATTAAAAGTAAGGAATTATCTAAAAAGAATAACGGGGTTCAAAAAGGTAACCATCATAGAGAGAAATAGTAATTTTGGTCTGGCAAAGTCTATCATTAGTGGCGTTACCGAAGTTGTAGATTCTTATGGGAAAATTATTGTCTTGGAGGATGATCTTATAACGTCTCCATATTTTCTTAAATTTATGAATGATGGTCTGGAATTATATCAGGACTCAGATAAGGTTATTTCGCTCGGTGGCTATATGCATCCATTAGATAATTTGCCCGAAATATTCTTTTTACCAGGAACATATTGGTGGGGCTGGGGAACCTGGAAACGAGGGTGGAATCTGTTTGAACCAGATGGCAGCAAATTATTGCAGGAGTTGAAGGAAAGAAACCTCGAACAGAAATTTAATATGAATATGGCTGGTGGTTGCTTGGGGATGCTAGAAAGTCAAGTAGCAGGGAGGAATGATTCGTGGGACATCAGATGGCAAGCCGCCGCTTTTGTGAATAATAAGGTAAGTCTTTTTCCTGGAACTTCGTTAGTTTATAACATAGGAACTGATGGCACTGGAATTCATTCTGGGAAAAGTAGTCAATTTTATACGAAATTATCGAAACTGCCGATTTCCGTTAAGGATATACCAGTCATCGAAAATAGTTATATTCTCAATGAGATTATAAACTATTTATTAGCCAAAAGTAGTATTAAAGATAAAATCTTTCGAAGTATTGTTAAATATTATCGAAAGTATTGTTGA
- a CDS encoding FkbM family methyltransferase codes for MLNIIESIVDYKIKSNIKYQMAMITKKIIKKIGLNVHLLHDRAYSYWKVREAGLALREPLTAQERPFFLQFYPYLQGNNLVVFDIGASTGTLCGCLAKISTVSRVDAFEPIPSVFKRLSERVERYPQVVCHNVGLGDSNSKMEMLIMDQDLATSSFLTMDEIHKQEFSGACESHKETLTVVKLDDYVLENNLPVPHLVKMDVQGFEEKVIEGGIATICKAKLCSLEMSLEQLYIGSPLFDDIYQLMKKLGFRLIGLDSLLKGKSGKTLVVDGIFQNEELINNSGL; via the coding sequence TTGTTAAATATTATCGAAAGTATTGTTGATTATAAAATAAAATCAAATATCAAATATCAAATGGCCATGATAACTAAAAAAATAATCAAAAAAATAGGATTAAACGTTCACCTGCTGCATGACCGGGCTTATTCTTACTGGAAAGTCCGCGAAGCCGGGTTGGCTTTAAGAGAACCATTAACCGCCCAGGAGCGCCCATTTTTTCTCCAATTTTATCCTTATTTGCAGGGAAATAATTTGGTGGTTTTTGATATCGGAGCCAGCACCGGAACTTTGTGCGGCTGTCTCGCCAAAATCTCAACAGTTTCGCGCGTTGATGCTTTCGAGCCAATTCCCTCGGTTTTTAAAAGGCTATCTGAAAGAGTGGAGAGGTATCCGCAGGTTGTTTGTCACAACGTGGGCTTAGGGGATTCCAACAGCAAAATGGAAATGCTTATTATGGACCAGGACCTGGCCACGAGTTCTTTTTTAACGATGGATGAAATTCACAAGCAAGAATTTTCGGGTGCATGTGAGTCCCATAAAGAAACCTTAACGGTAGTTAAACTGGATGATTATGTATTGGAAAATAATTTGCCAGTTCCGCATCTAGTTAAAATGGATGTGCAAGGTTTCGAAGAAAAAGTTATCGAGGGTGGAATTGCGACTATTTGTAAGGCGAAATTATGTTCACTGGAGATGAGCCTTGAGCAACTTTATATAGGAAGTCCTTTATTTGATGATATTTACCAATTAATGAAAAAATTAGGATTTAGATTGATAGGTCTAGATAGTTTACTTAAAGGCAAGTCTGGTAAGACATTAGTAGTTGATGGCATATTTCAAAACGAAGAACTAATTAATAATTCTGGGTTATAA
- a CDS encoding class I SAM-dependent methyltransferase has product MKRALKWIERGIDYDLDCGRPTICEFLQTVSPFDSVVDIGAGRGHDLSTAKKFSGNAILTGLDSNSERVRGLKDQGFNAFLMSIEKDKYPFASESIDVFIANQVLEHTKEIYFIFHEVTRCLRVGGHFIVGIPNIASLHNRFLLLMGIQPTQARNYGEHVRAFTKNDFVNFLSRVWPGGYEIESFRGSQFYPFPGFMARRLSLFLPNCSFCIYFLLRKTKKYYREFLDYPVTQGMGHQFYLGGTAEDEYSK; this is encoded by the coding sequence ATGAAAAGGGCGCTGAAGTGGATTGAACGAGGGATTGATTACGACTTGGATTGTGGCCGGCCGACCATTTGCGAGTTCCTACAGACGGTATCTCCATTTGATTCCGTGGTAGATATCGGAGCAGGCAGAGGACACGACCTGTCGACAGCAAAAAAATTTAGCGGAAATGCAATCCTGACCGGGCTGGACAGCAATTCCGAAAGAGTCCGGGGCTTGAAGGATCAGGGTTTCAATGCCTTCCTTATGAGTATTGAAAAAGATAAATACCCGTTTGCATCGGAATCAATAGATGTTTTCATTGCCAACCAAGTGCTCGAACACACCAAAGAAATTTATTTTATTTTCCATGAAGTCACCCGCTGTCTGCGGGTTGGCGGCCATTTCATTGTGGGAATACCCAACATAGCAAGCTTGCACAATAGATTCCTGTTGCTCATGGGGATCCAGCCTACCCAGGCGCGCAACTATGGGGAGCACGTGCGAGCTTTCACCAAAAACGATTTTGTAAATTTCCTTAGCCGAGTCTGGCCAGGCGGGTATGAAATTGAGTCTTTTCGGGGGAGCCAGTTTTATCCCTTCCCTGGGTTCATGGCCCGGCGGTTGTCCCTTTTTCTGCCGAATTGTTCTTTCTGTATCTATTTCCTTTTGCGTAAGACGAAAAAATATTACCGGGAATTCTTAGACTATCCGGTCACACAAGGAATGGGACACCAATTTTACTTGGGGGGCACGGCAGAGGATGAGTATTCAAAATGA
- a CDS encoding O-antigen ligase family protein — translation MRTYSADYKINGVTTYETPEKVDRGFLTMPCIILLLCMLPDIPGLAITKIPIAILYSCLTLTAVLGALTGKIRVAGRGVFLAFLLITVLNFFNALVYGAPILRWMRIAFCSYVFASMFFFIVDKINTPYRRDQMWKLLVIFGSLASLLDFIAVTRYGLAGAFEDRAAGGQGFTIIAFMLILPVLGTVLAKKKWLLFFLIANMFLLFLSASRGAYLIMGAGILYTLFFIQKRFSYRLFFLLFVLMVGTVLINTPVYDRMADRFSSAAGGTDNSTMARVDEALSTVNIVRKNWATLIFGKGYGIPWKPIYTLSMGREPELPGGYMANAPHNDYAARLLYCGLVGLVVQLLLYIVIGFTCFAALRRSRGSDLDIYTKVRLHGALLVMMLMVMAGFAGGMFIFLKNNIMEAFIFGMAMADATEILSGKRAQLREKSINEHQGLQRQ, via the coding sequence ATGAGAACCTATTCAGCCGATTATAAGATTAATGGCGTAACAACATATGAAACTCCTGAGAAGGTTGATCGGGGCTTTCTCACGATGCCTTGTATCATTCTCTTGCTTTGTATGCTCCCTGACATCCCAGGTTTAGCTATTACAAAAATTCCAATAGCTATTTTATACTCCTGCCTTACCTTAACTGCAGTTTTGGGGGCATTGACGGGTAAGATTAGGGTAGCAGGCCGGGGAGTTTTCCTGGCATTTCTGTTGATAACTGTCTTGAATTTTTTTAATGCCCTGGTTTATGGTGCGCCGATTTTACGTTGGATGCGTATCGCTTTCTGCTCCTATGTATTTGCGTCTATGTTCTTTTTTATCGTGGATAAAATCAATACGCCTTACCGGCGAGATCAGATGTGGAAATTATTGGTTATTTTCGGTTCATTAGCTAGTCTTTTGGATTTTATCGCTGTGACTAGATATGGATTGGCTGGAGCCTTTGAAGACCGCGCCGCCGGAGGGCAAGGTTTCACTATAATCGCCTTCATGTTGATTCTTCCGGTTTTGGGAACCGTTTTGGCAAAGAAAAAGTGGCTGTTATTCTTTTTGATAGCGAACATGTTTTTGTTGTTCCTCAGTGCTTCTCGGGGAGCTTATTTAATTATGGGAGCGGGAATCTTATATACCTTATTCTTTATTCAAAAGCGTTTCTCCTACCGGCTGTTCTTTTTGCTGTTCGTCCTCATGGTCGGAACGGTTCTCATTAATACCCCAGTCTATGACCGAATGGCTGACCGGTTCTCGAGTGCCGCAGGCGGGACGGATAACAGTACGATGGCCCGGGTGGATGAAGCCCTCAGCACCGTCAACATTGTGCGTAAGAATTGGGCGACCCTGATTTTTGGCAAGGGGTATGGAATACCTTGGAAGCCCATATACACACTGAGCATGGGTCGGGAACCCGAGTTACCCGGTGGCTATATGGCCAATGCCCCACACAACGATTATGCGGCAAGATTATTATATTGCGGCTTAGTGGGATTAGTGGTGCAACTCCTGCTTTATATAGTTATCGGATTTACTTGTTTTGCGGCTCTGCGGCGCTCCCGAGGTAGCGATCTCGATATTTACACGAAAGTGCGGCTCCATGGGGCTTTGCTGGTAATGATGTTAATGGTGATGGCCGGGTTTGCTGGGGGTATGTTTATTTTTCTCAAAAATAATATAATGGAGGCATTTATTTTTGGGATGGCGATGGCCGATGCCACGGAGATTCTTTCAGGGAAGCGAGCCCAGCTTCGGGAAAAATCAATAAATGAACACCAGGGATTACAACGTCAATAA
- a CDS encoding glycosyltransferase produces the protein MREMEKNLLLLCYYFPPAPLAFAQRVAKLSKYLPGETGWIPQVICGELALDVPGLDNTLLSELPEIVGIERVGSYLSSTLARRLKAWHLQKPITLWRKLTVKPDAFGDWIEAAIAAAEKKFPGGKGLKVILASGPPNSVYVVGARLSQRWNIPLVIDMRDPWSRDWGKQHWFKSWLNRPTGLMEGKIYQASSAIITNTPGNKLDLKRRYPQYCEKIEMIPNGFDPEDLNCQRGPQLRGNGESNQAIHLLYLGGIRGRGFEDQFFKVLAEFLREHPEERNLLKIHFVGGTSAQIDALTKHFGLNDICQAHGIVPADAVGRPLAEADIYVLLLPPGNYGGCVPAKLYYYLAGGKYVFAMVAEGSAKTILAGLKDLAVIADYRDEKSGKAALAEIIAKARRSNQTPREDSLPPYALPYDRRNIARQVAAVLDKVVAETPK, from the coding sequence ATGCGAGAAATGGAAAAGAATTTATTACTCCTCTGTTACTATTTTCCTCCGGCGCCCCTGGCCTTTGCACAACGTGTTGCCAAGTTATCCAAATACTTGCCGGGGGAGACCGGCTGGATTCCCCAGGTAATTTGTGGGGAGTTAGCCCTGGATGTGCCTGGTTTGGATAACACCTTGCTATCTGAACTTCCAGAAATTGTCGGCATCGAACGGGTTGGAAGTTATCTATCGTCTACCCTAGCCCGTAGGTTAAAAGCCTGGCATCTTCAAAAACCCATAACGCTTTGGCGGAAGTTAACCGTTAAGCCCGATGCCTTTGGGGATTGGATCGAGGCTGCGATTGCTGCAGCGGAGAAAAAGTTTCCAGGTGGCAAAGGCCTTAAAGTTATTCTGGCATCTGGACCGCCTAACAGTGTCTATGTCGTCGGCGCCCGCCTCAGCCAACGCTGGAATATACCTTTGGTTATAGATATGCGTGATCCCTGGAGTCGGGATTGGGGAAAACAGCACTGGTTTAAGTCTTGGCTTAACCGCCCAACCGGATTAATGGAAGGGAAGATCTATCAAGCATCGTCTGCAATCATCACTAACACCCCGGGTAACAAACTGGATTTAAAACGCCGTTATCCTCAATATTGCGAAAAAATTGAGATGATTCCCAACGGATTTGATCCTGAAGACTTGAATTGCCAGCGAGGCCCTCAGCTCAGGGGCAACGGAGAGTCGAACCAGGCCATTCATTTGCTTTATTTGGGAGGCATCAGGGGCAGAGGATTCGAAGATCAATTTTTTAAAGTCCTGGCCGAATTTCTGAGGGAACACCCGGAAGAACGCAATCTTTTAAAAATTCATTTTGTCGGTGGGACATCAGCCCAGATAGATGCATTGACCAAACATTTCGGTCTTAACGATATCTGCCAGGCTCACGGTATTGTTCCTGCCGATGCTGTCGGACGACCCTTGGCCGAGGCGGATATCTATGTGCTCCTATTACCCCCTGGCAATTATGGTGGATGTGTTCCAGCCAAATTATATTATTACTTGGCAGGCGGGAAATATGTTTTTGCAATGGTGGCTGAAGGTTCAGCTAAAACCATACTGGCAGGTTTAAAGGACTTGGCTGTCATAGCAGATTATCGCGACGAAAAGTCAGGAAAGGCCGCCTTAGCCGAAATCATCGCAAAAGCACGACGGTCAAACCAGACGCCGAGGGAAGATTCATTGCCTCCGTATGCTCTGCCATATGATCGACGCAACATAGCTCGACAAGTGGCAGCGGTTCTGGATAAAGTAGTGGCGGAAACTCCCAAGTAA